DNA sequence from the Tissierella sp. MB52-C2 genome:
CAGATAAATCTATGACTGCAAAATCAGCAAAAGAACTTACAAAGAAACTAGAATCCTTAGGAAGCAGAGGTCTTGCTAAGAAGGATTATTTCAATAAATGGGCAATTACTGAAAAGGGCTTAGAATATGTGGAAAATTATTTTAAAAAGGAGGAGTTATAGATGTCACCACAAATGGAGATTCAAATTATAGCGGTTATAGTGGCAGTAGCATGCTCTCTTCCAGGCGTATTTTTAGTTCTTAGAAAAATGTCTATGATGTCAGATGCTATAACCCATACGATTTTATTAGGGATAGTAATTGGATTTTTTATGGTAAATAGTTTAACCTCTCCTTTTTTAATAGTAGGAGCTGCTTTAATGGGAGTTATTACTGTATTTTTAACAGAGATGTTAAATAATACTAAGCTAGTATCTGAAGATTCTGCCATAGGAATAGTATTTCCTCTGCTTTTTAGTATAGCCATAGTAATTATATCTAGATATGCTAGTTCAGTTCATCTAGATACAGACTCTGTATTATTAGGAGAACTTGCCTTTGCACCTTTCAATCGTATGAAAGTGTTTGGAGTAGATATAGGAGCGAAGGCAATTTATTCCATGGGAGGTATTTTAATAATAAATCTTTTATTTGTAATAATATTCTTTAAAGAGCTCAAAATAGTAACATTCGATTCTGCATTAGCAACTGTTTTAGGATTTTCACCTTCTTTAATACATTATAGTTTGATGACCATAGTCTCAATAACTGCTGTTGGAGCTTTTGAATCTGTAGGCTCTATTCTAGTAATTGCTTTTATGATAGGTTCTCCAGTCACAGCATATCTGATTACAGATAATC
Encoded proteins:
- a CDS encoding metal ABC transporter permease; the protein is MSPQMEIQIIAVIVAVACSLPGVFLVLRKMSMMSDAITHTILLGIVIGFFMVNSLTSPFLIVGAALMGVITVFLTEMLNNTKLVSEDSAIGIVFPLLFSIAIVIISRYASSVHLDTDSVLLGELAFAPFNRMKVFGVDIGAKAIYSMGGILIINLLFVIIFFKELKIVTFDSALATVLGFSPSLIHYSLMTIVSITAVGAFESVGSILVIAFMIGSPVTAYLITDNLKSMIVLSGLIGGLNGILGYQLASLLDVSIAGSMAVMTGVVFLLVFIFSPSRGLLTIVSRRKRQKIEFAGKSLMFHIYNHEGKEDEALESGIYTIRGHLQWNEKFLKLIIEELKDKEKIYIKDDIIKLTKSGREYAIKSYEEIVSGF